Genomic DNA from Misgurnus anguillicaudatus chromosome 18, ASM2758022v2, whole genome shotgun sequence:
AACCTAATAGATTAACTTCAAGGTTCCAAAATAGTTAgtatgtatgtgtttgttttgcGTCTCCAGATCGTCCACCTGCTCCAGTAAATGTGTCAGTCATGCATCTGAGAGCTGATTCAGCAACAGTTTCCTGGGATGTACCAGAAGGCGACATCATTATTGGCTTTTCCATCTCCCAACAGGTAAATTACCTTTTTAAAATACTACTTACTAATGTTAGCAGCACAGAGGTCATGAGTTTaattcccaggaaacacacatactgattaaatGTCTATCTTGAATACAATGTACATCATTGGATagaagtgtctgccaaatgcatatcACCAAACTCTATACACTTAAATCCCAATCAGTGAAATatagtaaaaatataacctttacATCATTCTTCTACTGGTTGAATTTATTAtagacacattttttattttattatagaaCAATTCTTTACGCATCAATATAAAATGAGGCAGTCGCGGGTGTCCTTTATAGTCATTTTACATTGGCTTCAAACAAGGCTCACTGCTTTTATGTCTCTGTTCTACCTTTATTTTACTGTTGTCAGTAGTTATGATCTGGGAGTAGACTAAGATttgtgcaaaaatgtaaatctgTCAGATCCGTATTGTATCATTGCAGTTGTTTACTGAAATACTGTGAAGCTATTTATTGATGGCCTCATTTCATATTTCAGAAATTACAAAGTATCTGTCAGTCATGTTATGCAATAGGTTGTCTGCATGTCTGTAATGGCATGTGAAGGAGACGTTCACGgtttaatgtattatttatttagccAAGAACTTCCATCAGATACCCCCACACCTACAGTAGGCTGTCTTACAGCCCAAGGGCAGAAGAAAGTGCTTTAGATCAGCTGTATGTGTAGGCTTTAATGATCAAAGGTGCTGAAGATAAATGTAACACTAAGTGTACAGAATTATAGCATATATTAAAAAGATTGTGCTGTTTGGCATTTAGgattttttgaagatttatTGTCTTCGTGCACACCAATGCTTTTACACCCActgccggcgcatgttttcagttaattccaatggaaactcagcgtttttcaaataagccggcGCTCTGCAGTTTTTCTGCGCTCGGCGCTGaccgtcgagagttgaaagagattcaactttgggtgaaaagctccactcgtcaatgtcagttctcacacggccgtccaatcacagtggaggagggacaagtatcacaacaaccaaacggctcacagctcaagtatcacagacCAAAGCACTCATTTGAAGAAAGCgttttcagccacgtttaaaaATCGACCCATTAGGTGTTACGACTTATAACAAATTATAACCTGtagttacatttaaaaaaatcaccctACAAGGCAGTGGTTTTCTAACAAATAATAAGCCACCTAACCAACAacactactaggtataattttatatgttttgtttaattgaaatattacattttaaaactgtttttgtcataaattttctttgggggggccacaaaaaaatgcactgtacacaaggggggccgcacactgaaaaagtttgggaaccactgctctaggggatgtaaaaaacaacatcatGTTGCTTGTCTTTATGAGATGATGTTCAACCACACCGACCAATCAGGTCGGGTATGTTTATACGTAACGTGAACTTTTTACACGGTCCCttacacacaattttttttcattttttgcaaagtttgtttttacattaaTGGCTTTGAATAAACACATTGAAGTCATATTAAGATATTGTATTCCTTTTAGTTTTTGGGACATTCTCATTCGAGTTGAcatttatttagacaaaaatctGCAAAGTCATCAAGAATATTTGCTCTGTTTTCCTGGAAAGAGACTGTAAATTTAAAATGCATGTGCAAagtattttcttaatatttaaatgCACTTTGTATATATGGCCAGCAGACAGGAACTATAAGCTACGAAACATTAGTTTTGATTAACTTTCAGAGAATGGATGGCAAAATGCAGAGGTTTATCAGAGAGGTCAACACCACCAGTAGATCCTGTGTGCTGTGGGACCTGGAGGAAGAGACGGATTACATCATTCAGGTGCAGTCCATTGGTCTGTACGGCGAGAGTCAAGCCAGCAAACGTGTCCACTTCAGAACCCTCAAAAAAACGGACCGCTTCCCCTCAAACAGTTCAAACCAAGGTAACAACTCTCTTACACCATGCTGGTGTATCATTCTTACCAGTCTTGTAGTTTTATTCGAGAGATGCGGTCCATCATTGCTTGACATTTCAATTGCATGTGATACTTGCATGTTTGCCCTGCCACAGTGCAATGACCATTTCAATCCTCAGTGAATTTTGCCATTGTGTTCAACAGTTCTCCAACAATCTAATTAATTATTGATGAGCTCTTTAAGCATGAATGCAGGTACCTTGTTACCACCTCTCCGTTTAGCTCCAATTTCTAATCAGTTTGCTGTGTCTCTGAAGAATGTGCCTTAATGGCAATCCAACTGAATGGATTATTAAAACACCTAttaatgttatgtttttaatatgagATGATTTAAGATGCTGTGAATGCTTTCTGATAGATTTCCTCTGCTCTAGTCTTTGAAATCCTGCAGCATATAAATGAAGTCGCTTTCATTATAGAAGCTATTTTTGCCAGCTCTgttgaaaaacaaaatattcTCAGATGGAGCGCTCAACATTAATCTTCAGATCATTCAAAGATGCACGTAGTTCAGTACTGTGCTCAATATGTCATTAATGTTTGCCTGCATTGAACTAAAAAAAGACATTGAACGCACTAAGAATAAATCATTTAGATTTGATTTGAAGACATCACATTTGACTCCTGCTGGTACAGAAAGATGAGAAACAAATTCTTCCAGCTTTTTGAATTTGATtatatttaaagttaaatgtttttttcatttatagTTGCTTTTGTAGAAGATTAAGGAGTAATTTACTCCATAATGTTGTTATTTTCACAGAGCACAAGAGAAAAGATTGAAATTGACTGTATGTACTGGTCACTTGAAAGTAtatttagggatgcaccaaaaggaaaattcttggccgaagcagaaaaaaaatgaaacactcAGCCGAAGGCCATATACcgaaaaacatttcctaatTATTTTGCCTATTTTTTCACCATTGcacaagttacattttcagaatATCCTTTTActatatttttgtcaaattataaaaaaaatgtttaacattcCAGCAGTCATTATAAGGccttttacacctggtcacttctcAAATAAGATAGATATCTGACTTGTTAAAACTGATCCATTTACATTCGACCACATAAATGAGTCTTGGCTAAACGGATATTAATCTGATCTTCTATTCCCGCACAAAATGCAAATAACATATTCATTAGTCTGCcataaagctcacataacacacgctgtttctgcatgtTTCTGATGTttatctggagtacctatagagtagtattacatccttcatatctccgaagagtctttagtttaatcagatttataaaagaaagattagctttacagattctttccgataacgtacgaaaaaatgactGCGGGAGGAGCAAGAAGTCCGcagcatgcaactcatgacccggttgagacttttcaatgaaattcagcgcatcaaacacacgcaaaactccgctgctaccctggataataaactatatccattgtttccataaggctggctttcttcttcTTACATCCAAatacacacttcttcttttgtgccattgttgagttttaaaattaaacaaagctttgtcgtgtgatgtgatgtttgtaagttctagggccctattttaacgatctgaaacgcaagtccgaagcgcaaagcgcaagtgacttggtgggcggatcttgggcgctgttgctattttcccagcgggagaaataagtcttgcgccgggcgcaaatcaataaggggttggtctgaagtaggttcattattcataggtgtggtttcggcgtaacgtcaaataaaccaatcagaacgctatccaacattccctttaaacgcaagggcgcaagttccatggcgggttgctattattatgaaggatttgacaggcgcacgccaggagcggttcacagccgaggagatcgacgttcttgtaagagcagtcaaagacagagaagttgttttgtatggggatgggagaaacccgcccaaatcagcgttggttaaacaggcgtgaaaggaaatagccgcaattgtctcatcagctgcgccaagcactacaatgatgtcaggagacggggggatcccaagcttgccagcataaatcgggcacacaggaggacatcgctgcgtccaccctcaccgctgaaaggggttgggggctttgaaatcggacacaagaaacgcaagcaaggttcaaccccaaagtacacttacaaatcaagttcacatacatgaaggttgcttatgaaaacattttaattattatttagataaaataaacgtaatacagccacacaacaaacgtatgaaaatattttaatcgttatttgcatgataattgtttaacgcagccacacaaaataaataaaaactatcaccacaatgctcaccacgatttcccttatctcatgtattaatatttttttttgtaacaatttatgatttgcaaaaataacagttgtatctgtgtagattagataagcaatgcgcgttgtgcacgctatacattatggtcaagcatgcgcccttaaaatagcataatgaaccacgcgcaacgcgccactgactttagacaatttttttctggttagtagcgcaattgttttttgaaacggcaaaatagcataagagatggtttgcgccggagcacgcctccttttttgcgctgaaccgcccagggagcgcaagttcattccctagtttgctgacgtgcgtctgtggagggaaaaccccgctgtgcgccggtgcaaaatacgaaatgatacatgcgtcactgacaaagtcaattgcgctgggtgcaagatagggcccctagtgtctcccgctgattgacgggtgggtggggttttccgggggaagtgcccatgaaaagaagtgatacagaacgtatagaaacccctgaaatgtcagctgtaatcaaaaaaaactttccgaaacttgtacgaaccttGGGGAAGTGCATTCACAGCAAAACCaccagtgttaatttaactctaTGAGAGTTGATTTCAACACTATACCAGTGTTTATATAATTCTCACTGCCCAGAGTTAAAATAACACTCCAACTAGTGTTAAAGATTTTACTCCACCTTGGTGTTGATCATTTTACTCTGATAGTGTTAAAGAATTAACTCCAAACACTGCCTTTAAAACACCCATTAGAGTTAATTACACTTAAGTAGAGTCAATATTAAAACACTGATAGAGAGTTACTTGAACACTGAAAATAGTACTTCATCATACATCTTTGATTATTAGTGACAACAAGAATTAAATTAAGCAAAGTTATTGACCACAGatttatttaacacatttatttgacattattaaatatttataaaaaaataaagtttcacTTGTGaactttttcaaaattttcaGAGAGTGGTTATGTATACAGTCCTTTCAATTTTGCCAAGGAGTTTAAACAAAACTGGAAAAGTGTTTTAAAATCCATGTCTGACACACATCTAGGGCAAATCACAGCAAATCTTTCACTAAACATTCTGTAAAACAATACATCACAAAAGTAATCACAATTTTCTTCAGCACATATTAATTAGAAATTTGGGCAAGGATAAAATGCATGCTGAAACTGTAAATGAGATACTAGTTACAGctagttaaaaaaagtttgctCTCAGCTCTCAATCTCTAGTTTTCCCAACATGTAAACTGTTGTTTGATTAAATTAGTTAAAGTAAAGGAGTCCATCatcatacattacattaaaaacaaaatcaaatgcTAATAAAAGGGAGCCTTCCGACTGACGGGGTGAGATTCTTATCAAAAGCCACGTCAAAGTTCTCAAATCTGGCCGCAGATCCTGCTAACCGCAGTAAGGTACGGTTGTCATCCTACTCGTTGCTGAAGATGTTCTTCAAGGCTGGTACAAGACTATAAAAGATAAAGAACAACAGTTATTATATTAGACCTATACATCTGCATAACATTGAGAAAATCATTAGAAGTACAGAGCCACAGAGACAGATTTAGAAAGCAGGCTCTCCTACTTACCTTATGATACACCACAAGCCTGC
This window encodes:
- the fndc4a gene encoding fibronectin type III domain-containing protein 4 isoform X2; protein product: MAPLALVNSVGLLLFGSVMFLVAANRPPAPVNVSVMHLRADSATVSWDVPEGDIIIGFSISQQRMDGKMQRFIREVNTTSRSCVLWDLEEETDYIIQVQSIGLYGESQASKRVHFRTLKKTDRFPSNSSNQAVIALFCRQYDIIKDNDSSNSKEKVKPCSERSTPEHHSGGLLRSKFQSVPSINIIEV